The Montipora capricornis isolate CH-2021 chromosome 6, ASM3666992v2, whole genome shotgun sequence genome has a window encoding:
- the LOC138050781 gene encoding uncharacterized protein: MVHCFAPGCDHHSESHTCKFYGFPHKIKKKEEYQRWIRLIRRKDREPGNHSRICSCHFRDGKKSAGPEIYTRNADKLFPSEGFPRKKKKQSSTTHSSVHDMVQAIRDKMEEEAPPLQEKPSTNQVILEAELDLAKRELEQQRETAQYQRTHYSASTLTTDILRMETGLPTKEVFQIVVNYASRFKDSLSYYAGWRVESIIFEDQILITLMKLRQNYTNLHIAQLFSCSVATISNVVTTFIHVLHHILFDDLMTTIPSREKNKLCSPSSFSMFTSCRIVIDCTDIEIAAPSLMSQQNETYSSYRGMNSFKVLVGVAPNAVITYVSKLYPGSISDKEIVKQSGLMNHMANGDLILADKGFLIQDIVPKGVSVNIPPFLENGKFTASEIRATKNIAKCRIHVERANARLKDFKILNFIPPKLRCYADKVFQVCAALVNLQFPLIKEGCEG; this comes from the exons ATGGTTCACTGCTTTGCTCCGGGCTGTGATCATCATTCCGAATCACATACTTGTAAATTCTATGGGTTTCcacataaaataaagaaaaaggaggaGTACCAACGCTGGATTCGATTAATAAG AAGAAAAGACAGGGAACCAGGGAATCACTCCAGAATATGCAGTTGTCACTTCAGAGATGGGAAAAAGAGTGCCGGCCCAGAAATTTACACACGTAATGCTGACAAGTTGTTTCCATCAGAAGGATTTcctcgaaaaaagaaaaaacagagtaGTACTACACACAGCAGTGTACATGACATGGTGCAGGCCATTCGGGACAAAATGGAAGAGGAGGCACCTCCCTTGCAAGAAAAACCCTCAACAAACCAGGTTATTCTTGAAGCCGAACTTGACCTTGCAAAGAGGGAACTTGAGCAGCAGAGAGAAACTGCACAGTACCAGAGAACACATTATTCTGCATCAACTCTTACCACAGATATTCTTCGTATGGAAACTGGACTACCAACAAAAGAAGTTTTCCAGATTGTGGTAAATTATGCCTCTAGATTTAAGGATTCTTTGTCATACTATGCAGGTTGGAGAGTGGAGTCAATTATTTTTGAAGATCAAATTTTAATCACCCTCATGAAACTGAGACAAAACTATACTAATCTCCACATAGCTCAGTTATTCTCTTGTAGTGTTGCTACCATTTCAAATGTAGTTACAACATTTATTCATGTTTTACACCATATCTTATTTGATGATTTGATGACCACTATCCCTTCTAGGGAGAAAAACAAATTATGCTCTCCTTCGtccttttcaatgtttactAGCTGTAGAATAGTCATTGACTGTACAGATATTGAAATTGCAGCACCCAGTCTTATGAGTCAACAGAATGAGACATATTCAAGCTACCGGGGCATGAATTCTTTTAAAGTTTTAGTCGGGGTGGCGCCCAATGCAGTTATAACATATGTAAGTAAACTGTATCCAGGATCAATTTCGGATAAGGAAATTGTCAAACAGTCAGGTCTAATGAACCATATGGCAAATGGTGACCTGATCCTTGCAGACAAGGGGTTCTTGATTCAGGACATTGTCCCAAAGGGTGTTTCTGTAAATATTCCTCCCTTCTTAGAGAATGGAAAATTCACTGCCAGTGAGATAAGGGCCACtaaaaacattgcaaaatgcAGAATTCACGTCGAAAGGGCTAATGCACGGCTGAAGGATTTTAAGATACTAAACTTTATACCCCCCAAATTAAGATGTTATGCTGACAAAGTATTTCAAGTCTGTGCTGCCCTTGTAAATCTTCAGTTTCCACTGATAAAGGAAGGATGTGAAGGGTAG